From the Pseudomonas syringae KCTC 12500 genome, the window CAGAACGGCCTGACTTGGTTAGCCCTATGAATCGATAGCACTCGTTGCGAAGTCTGAGATCGTTCATTTTAACGCTGCTGCGTTGCGGGTGAGCGACGATAAAATGAAGTCCGCCGAGTCAACATTGACCTGCGGTTGGGCCGTGCTTGGTCATCTTGGAGCGTGGAATCCGGGGGGAGATAGGGATATCCCTAATGGTCGGCGTGGCGGCCCTACGTATAACAAAGCAATATGCATAATCAGCACATTGCTTTCGAGAGCATCAGATTAAAGTGATCATGAGAGTCCCATGTGCGCGCAGGATGAATGGATTAGGGGGGAAGCAGCAAGCGCTTGCGCTTCTTCATTATGATCGGGATCGTTGGACCTTGATTCAATACTTGGGCGGATTTCAAATCTTCATCTACGGAATATATAATTCCCGTAGTCGACGGCATTCTGAGAGACTCAAAAAGAGTGAGTTTAAGTTGTCGGGCTATCTGCAAGCATTGAGTGTAGTTAGATATATTCAGAAAAATCGAGATTTTGAATGTCCTTTGTGCGATATAAAGGTCTATTTCTGCTTGCGAATGATTGGTTTCTACTGCCGGTAGTGCCGAATTTTGGAAGTCATAGAGATCGTTATAGCCCAGAATCTTTGCAATGATATTGAGCGCTTTCACGTGTGTGCCAACTTCAGGTGCTAATTTTCTCAGGGCCTTTGCTGAAGAAGATATTTTTTTTGATTGCAAGTCGCGCCTGCTAATGGGGAGTTTCTTCGGTATCATGGATTGCTCCTTTATTACGGAGGAATTTACTGGCTAAGGCGATTCCACTAAATGTCTACCAGGCGCGACCACTTCGACGTCGGACTGGATATTTAGTAGCGGGTCTAGAGTGTTAAAAGTTCAATTCATCCTTGCTAAGGGCTCAGCGACGTTGCATCAGCGGGGGGCTGTCTGATATTGTTATTTCAGCCTAAAGTGTCGCAGGGGCAATAATTGCAGAAAGCAATTTCCCAATGTTGAAAAGCAAATTTTTATCCGTAGTTCCTAGAATGGCTAGGGTTTCACATATGACTTATTTAGTTTGTGTGTCCTGAATTATGCAATCTCAGGCGCTGAGGTAATCACGTTATTCGGTCGCCGTCGCCAACTATTCGTCCAAGAAGGGTAGGGGCAGATAAAGTTTAATTTTTGATGTAGTTGTTAGTCGTATGTAATAAGTCCAATATCTCATCAGCAGGAAGCTCTATTTTTGAAGTTATCAACAGGGGTGATTTTTCTGAGATCCAGATTTGGATTTAGAATTTGTACGTAGATAAAAGCAGTTTATGTGTGGTGCTGTCAAGAGTGTTTGTGGGGTTTTTAAAAAAAATTGGCGCAGTGGTTATATATTAAAGCGTTAAAGATCAAATAGTGTCATTGTCATTTTTAGTGGTTCAGCTCTAGGTGCCTAGTGTTCATTCAGTGTTGGGCTTATAAACTTACTTGCTAGTGTGCTGTTTTCGAAAAAAATCAGTTGGTAATCCTTGAAAAAATCAAAATTTATCAATGGTTTACTCTGTCGCGCATGGGTAACTTATTTTGCAACCAGTACACTAGTAGCGGAGGAAGTCTCCTTTAGACAGCCCGTCGCGCCCGCCGCCAATAGAAAATCACTAGGCGAAGAGGGGGCATAGCAGATTCGCCACGTCCCTCTACCCATTCCACATCATGTTTATTTCAGCGAGATACCGACGACGTCCAAGCCGAGTTGGTGAGTGATATGACAGAGGGTGAGGTAAGGAGCGTCATCGCCCACCTCCATGATGCACACCTCATCGCTGATACTGTTCTCGCGCGCGAGCTGAAATTTAATCCGCTTCAACGCGGGTATGATGGCCACCCATTTACCGCATCGCCGGAGTTCTGATCGCATGGCAAGCATCACACCGGTGAAACTATTCGATTTCTGAACTACTACCTTGATGATAACGTGCAGGCGGAATTCGCTGTAATGCTGAGCGCGCTTTGGGAGCTGGAAAAACCCATTTCATCAAAAGGTACTTAGACGAGCGCTCGGCTCGTGAAAGTGGTGAGCAAGGGCCTTGCTACCTGTATGCGAGCCTCTATGGCGTAACCTCGATGTCCCGTCTGCAAACCCGTAAAAAATCAACGGATAGGTGGGAGCCATATCACTGTACGGGACTTTCTGCCTAAACCAGCGACACAAGATCTAAGCTGTCGTTATCAATGTCAAAGCCAACCAGTGCGGGACGTGCGGGAATAGGAGCGATGTCGTCCTCCACAGGCAGGTAAAACCCTTTGCCAGCCTTTTTTAAGTATCCTTTCTGGTAAAAGGTCGACACTGCATTCGAAAAAATGCTTCTCCATGCGATAGATGTGATGCTCTGTAGCAGCTTAAACCGATGGTAAATTTCGTCAGCCAAGTCGTTTATGGGCATTGGCGTGTTACGTGCGTGAGTGGCAATTCTTGACTGCAAGAATGTAAATGCAGCCAGGTAAAAGCTTTTGCCGGAGGGTAGCGGAACAAGAAGCACGTTTTTACGCACTCTCTTCTTGTTCGCACGCATTAACGCGGCTGCCGCAGCGATGCTGATTGGAAGCGTGGGCTGAAGCTTTAGGGTGACGTCGTTCGGTAACCGCGAAGTGATCAGTGCGTCTAGCAAATGCATTTCTTCAATTACCGCTGGGTCAACAGGCAGTAATTTTCGTTCCGGGGCTTCACAAAGGGTACACACAGGTGCGCTGGTGTCGGTATGTGGTGTTAACCGCTGGCAGACGTCACAGCTTTCCAGAGAAGCAGGGGCGTTATGGCACGCTTCTCTATCGTCATACTTGTCTATCTTGACGTGAAAAAACTTTGTCATTGTGCCTTTTTCCCATAGGTAAATGGGATGTATTAACTGGTGGCAGAGATAATCCAGCCAAAGGCGTACCTGAGTTTCATGGCAATCAATCTCTATCAACCACGCTTTCCATTCGGTTGCCCATCCGATGTTCAGACTTTTCAGGTTCTGCAACTCAGTACCGGTGCTTCCTCTGATTAGGTTTTTTATACGCAGGTTAACCTGCTCTTTCTTGAGCATTGCCGAGCTTTCGGGTCTGTTTTGGAGCCTCGACTGGAAGCCTTCTCTGCTTCTCCAGTAGCGGTTGTGAGCATTGTATATCGCGATACACTTAGAGGTTGATCTGGAGTAGGCGCTGAAAAGCTCCGCAGTACTTAGCTGCTCAGCTCCAATTATTAAAACTACCGGCGCTTCTAAACCACGAAATTTAGCAATCGTTTCGTTCGGTATACTGGATTTCTTTAGGAAATCGTAATAAAGCCTGCCTACGATTGATCCTGTCAGAACGATAATGTCCTCACTGCGGACGCCCTCGCTGTTCAGACTCGCTCTGATTTTTATTAGGTCTTCGCAGGGTGTGAGGGTTATCAATTCTTGAGCGGTGTCGTGCTCTACGTCTCGGGGAGAATAATGCTGGAGCTTAGGTGGCACCACCTCTGATAGGATCTCAGTAACAGCTTTTGGCATCCTCAGAATGATTGTGAGTGGGAATGGCTCGACTCCTAATAGTTCGCTTAGGACCTTCAGGGAAACGGTATCGCGCTCAAAGGAAAAAACCTGGGTCTCATCACAAAAGAAGGCCTTCGGTTTATGTTCAAACCAAGCTACTAAGGTCTCGCACCAGGCTGGCAAAAACGCTTGAGATTCGTCAACTACCAGCGCGTCGTAGCCACCCAGCAAACCCGCTGCAATGGCAGCTTTCAACTGTTCGAGGCAGGTAGTTTTGTACCATTCGTCGGCACCGTGATCCTGCCCGAGAGCCGAAGCGGCTTGTCTACAGAGGCCGTGCCACGTCAGCACGGTGCAAGATTTTTCGTCCAGAAGCTGCGTGCGGATAAAGTCAGTGAGCTTCGTGTTGAAGGACACTACCAAAACGCGCTTTTCGTCGAGCGCCAGCTTTCGAGCGGCTTCGATCACGATCAACGTTTTACCTGTCCCAGGCCATCCAGTGACGAGGGAGGTTTGGTTCTTGATCACTGAGCGCACGACGGAGCTTTGCTCGGGGGTTAACTGGAGCCAGACTTTGTTGTCATACAAGACACGGCTCCCCCATTGAGGGTGGCCGTCGATGGTGGGTGTGAGGAACTTGATGAGTTCACTAACTCGGGAGGCACCTAGGCTTGGATTGCCAAGGGCACTTTTCCAGTATTCCATAAGCGCTACTATATGACCTGGCGCGTCCGGCATCCCCAGGAAGTCCACATATAGCGGTTGAGGTGGGCTGGAGGTTGTGTCGTACATCCCGGAGGACGTAGGTATTGCCTGAAAATCTGAGTCGGGGAATATGTAGCCGTATCCAATCCTGAGACGCAGCGACGGTTTCACCCCAATCCAGTACGACAAGCCATGGAGGTTTCTTCTCATCTGGCCGACGGGGTCGATAGTGAAGTTCTTTCTTTCGTGCACGAAAACAGAGTTTTCGACCCGGTACTTTCCGCTCTTGACCTCTAGGGCCAAAACCCCATTGACCGGATGGACGATCAGGAAATCAATTTCGCCAGTGGGTGCATCGTCGGGGTCGATTTTTTTTACAGCAGAACACAGCCATGGGAGGCTGTGTATCACCGTGTAATCATCAGGTAGGCCGCTTTCCAACGCCTTGTAGAGAGTTCGCT encodes:
- a CDS encoding nuclease-related domain-containing DEAD/DEAH box helicase, which codes for MARMIPQHGPHETNSHGERTLYKALESGLPDDYTVIHSLPWLCSAVKKIDPDDAPTGEIDFLIVHPVNGVLALEVKSGKYRVENSVFVHERKNFTIDPVGQMRRNLHGLSYWIGVKPSLRLRIGYGYIFPDSDFQAIPTSSGMYDTTSSPPQPLYVDFLGMPDAPGHIVALMEYWKSALGNPSLGASRVSELIKFLTPTIDGHPQWGSRVLYDNKVWLQLTPEQSSVVRSVIKNQTSLVTGWPGTGKTLIVIEAARKLALDEKRVLVVSFNTKLTDFIRTQLLDEKSCTVLTWHGLCRQAASALGQDHGADEWYKTTCLEQLKAAIAAGLLGGYDALVVDESQAFLPAWCETLVAWFEHKPKAFFCDETQVFSFERDTVSLKVLSELLGVEPFPLTIILRMPKAVTEILSEVVPPKLQHYSPRDVEHDTAQELITLTPCEDLIKIRASLNSEGVRSEDIIVLTGSIVGRLYYDFLKKSSIPNETIAKFRGLEAPVVLIIGAEQLSTAELFSAYSRSTSKCIAIYNAHNRYWRSREGFQSRLQNRPESSAMLKKEQVNLRIKNLIRGSTGTELQNLKSLNIGWATEWKAWLIEIDCHETQVRLWLDYLCHQLIHPIYLWEKGTMTKFFHVKIDKYDDREACHNAPASLESCDVCQRLTPHTDTSAPVCTLCEAPERKLLPVDPAVIEEMHLLDALITSRLPNDVTLKLQPTLPISIAAAAALMRANKKRVRKNVLLVPLPSGKSFYLAAFTFLQSRIATHARNTPMPINDLADEIYHRFKLLQSITSIAWRSIFSNAVSTFYQKGYLKKAGKGFYLPVEDDIAPIPARPALVGFDIDNDSLDLVSLV